From Planktothrix sp. FACHB-1365, the proteins below share one genomic window:
- a CDS encoding ABC transporter substrate-binding protein encodes MKRRTKQQWLKYLKYLTFSLITGILAIALTNCIPESSSPLRIATNLWPGYETLYLAEDLGYYHNQPLKLIDYPSGTEEVKAYRNGEIEGAGLSIDQALLIASTQNNVKIITIMDASHGADVILGRPEITNIKALKGKRVGLEPTALGSFFIARALEKNGMSVKDIEIVSLEPLEHERAYKQRQVDAVVTFGPAVPKILEAGAKVLFDSSQIPGEILDVIVVNTEAIANSPQTLQALVNGRFRALKYLEENPQAAAIKIAKRTGVTPDAMLNAFKGMNQFNLEENQKLFNPNDPTFVNGLKKLMNIMLEKKLLPQALDLTKILDDQFIKNAKL; translated from the coding sequence ATGAAAAGACGAACAAAACAACAATGGCTAAAATATCTAAAATATCTAACTTTTAGTCTAATTACTGGAATTTTAGCGATCGCCCTGACTAATTGTATCCCAGAATCATCCAGTCCATTAAGAATTGCGACTAATCTTTGGCCAGGATATGAAACCTTATATTTAGCTGAGGATCTAGGTTATTATCACAACCAGCCGCTCAAATTGATAGATTATCCTTCAGGAACAGAAGAAGTTAAAGCTTATCGCAATGGTGAAATTGAAGGCGCGGGATTATCAATCGATCAAGCTTTATTGATAGCCAGCACCCAAAACAATGTTAAGATCATTACGATTATGGATGCTTCTCATGGTGCGGATGTAATTTTAGGACGACCAGAGATCACCAATATCAAAGCATTAAAAGGGAAACGAGTTGGACTAGAACCAACTGCTTTGGGATCTTTTTTTATTGCTCGTGCGCTCGAAAAAAATGGGATGTCTGTTAAAGATATTGAGATCGTTTCTTTAGAGCCATTAGAACATGAACGAGCTTATAAACAGAGACAAGTAGATGCCGTCGTTACCTTTGGGCCTGCTGTCCCTAAAATATTAGAAGCTGGGGCAAAAGTATTGTTTGATAGTAGCCAGATTCCGGGAGAAATTTTAGATGTGATTGTTGTTAATACCGAAGCGATCGCTAATTCTCCTCAAACCCTTCAAGCTTTAGTTAATGGACGATTTCGCGCCTTAAAATACTTAGAAGAAAATCCTCAAGCAGCAGCAATTAAAATCGCTAAACGGACAGGAGTAACACCAGACGCAATGTTGAATGCCTTTAAAGGGATGAATCAATTCAACTTAGAAGAAAATCAAAAATTATTCAATCCCAATGATCCCACCTTCGTCAATGGACTGAAAAAATTGATGAATATTATGCTAGAAAAAAAATTATTACCCCAAGCCCTTGATCTGACTAAAATACTAGATGATCAGTTTATTAAAAACGCTAAATTATAA